Proteins from one Hoplias malabaricus isolate fHopMal1 chromosome 2, fHopMal1.hap1, whole genome shotgun sequence genomic window:
- the LOC136687463 gene encoding CD48 antigen-like isoform X4 yields MSSLYRIPGAVIYLLFCCLLSTAGEEVVKLQELEGNTVIIHTGLTAVQSDAHILWFYGPENVESRIVNSLVIRETVIEYFTERFRDRLQLNRNSGSLTIRNISREDSGLYKLQIITGRISDWSFRVNVYAPVLKPVIRNGTEKCSGIVTLRCSPVLCTVKNGKEVNLSWLKDKERISSISSTDSSDHLSLPLNITSSNCSTYTCVAANPVSNQTTQLKFTPLCNNNTERSAHDRHIIIPLAVLICLCEIVVGSLILFKLCCKEETKPQEVAENGETDYSEVKISVFKRSL; encoded by the exons ATGTCCTCACTCTACAGGATTCCTGGAGCGGTTATTTACCTGCTTTTCTGCT GTCTTCTGTCCACAGCTGGAGAAGAGGTTGTTAAACTGCAGGAGCTGGAGGGAAACACTGTGataattcacactggattaacTGCAGTTCAGAGTGATGCTCACATTCTGTGGTTCTATGGACCTGAAAATGTAGAAAGTAGGATAGTGAACAGTCTGGTCATTAGAGAGACTGTTATagaatatttcacagagagattCAGAGACAgactgcagctgaacagaaacagTGGATCTTTAACCATCAGAAACATCAGCAGAGAAGATTCTGGACTTTATAAATTACAGATCATCACTGGAAGAATCTCAGACTGGAGTTTCAGAGTTAATGTCTATG CTCCAGTATTGAAGCCAGTAATTAGAAATGGAACAGAAAAGTGCTCAGGGATTGTGACACTCAGGTGTTCTCCTGTCCTGTGTACTGTCAAGAATGGGAAGGAGGTGAACTTGTCCTGGTTgaaagataaagagagaatCTCCAGCATCAGCAGCACAGACTCTAGtgatcatctctctctccccctgaaTATAACCAGCTCAAACTGTTCTACTTACACCTGTGTAGCTGCTAATCCAGTCAGCAACCAAACCACACAGCTCAAATTTACACCACTGTGTAATAATAACACAG aaagaaGTGCTCATGACAGGCATATCATCATTCCACTGGCTGTCCTGATTTGTCTGTGTGAGATTGTTGTTGgatcattaatattatttaaattgtgttgcAAAGAGGAGACTAAACCACAAG AGGTAGCTGAAAATGGCGAGACTGATTATTCTGAGGTGAAAATATCAGTTTTCAAAAGAAGCTTATGA
- the LOC136675745 gene encoding CD48 antigen-like yields MVTLSWTRGQDTLTQSSNPDRSVLLCVLLEVKDNQDNSIYSCVASNPVSNHSVQLNITEICPLLVVRAAVNGGVETVEVLEGVNITLNFNWTEILHDDVLSWIFGNTDSYIAVLSGDKTGTLYHEQFKDRLQLDAHTGALTISNISINDSGFYKVQFISKDIPAKYFNVTVYEELTQPQSVIISNETECSDLCAVLCLAKNGPMVTLSWTRGRDTLTQSSNPNLSAPLYVLLEVKDNQDHHKYSCVASNPVSNHSVRLNITEICPLLGMSSVHCCGRLELVVRSVLSAVVGLVTVVILLDYFR; encoded by the exons ATGGTTACTCTATCATGGACTAGAGGCCAAGATACACTGACACAGAGCAGTAATCCTGACCGCAGTGTCCTTCTCTGTGTCCTTCTGGAGGTAAAGGACAATCAAGACAATTCCATCTACAGCTGTGTAGCTTCCAACCCAGTCAGTAACCACTCAGTACAGCTCAACATCACAGAAATCTGTCCACTACTGG TTGTAAGAGCAGCTGTAAATGGTGGAGTGGAGACTGTAGAAGTATTAGAGGGAGTGAATATAACCCTAAACTTTAACTGGACTGAAATATTACACGATGATGTATTGTCATGGATATTTGGAAATACAGATTCTTACATAGCAGTGCTGTCTGGAGATAAAACTGGCACACTTTACCACGAACAATTCAAAGACAGACTGCAGCTGGATGCGCACACTGGAGCTCTGACAATCAGCAACATCAGCATCAACGACTCTGGATTTTACAAAGTCCAGTTCATCAGTAAAGACATTCCAGccaaatattttaatgtcaCTGTTTATG AAGAGCTGACCCAACCTCAAAGTGTCATCATCAGCAATGAAACAGAGTGTTCTGATCTCTGTGCAGTGCTTTGTTTGGCCAAAAATGGTCCAATGGTCACTCTGTCATGGACTAGAGGCCGAGATACACTGACACAGAGCAGTAATCCTAACCTCAGTGCCCCTCTCTATGTCCTTCTGGAGGTAAAGGACAATCAGGACCATCATAAATACAGCTGTGTAGCTTCCAACCCAGTCAGTAACCACTCAGTACGATTGAACATCACAGAGATCTGTCCACTGTTGG GCATGTCCAGTGTCCACTGTTGTGGCAGACTTGAGCTGGTGGTCCGATCTGTCCTCTCTGCTGTGGTGGGCTTAGTTACTGTTGTCATCCTCCTTGACTACTTCAGATGA